The proteins below are encoded in one region of Silene latifolia isolate original U9 population chromosome 2, ASM4854445v1, whole genome shotgun sequence:
- the LOC141643487 gene encoding protein PLANT CADMIUM RESISTANCE 7-like isoform X2: MYQSYENTGNNNNAPKFTQMQQPHPSAPNPPTNIAQGQPYPSQYNNYSTGRGGGSNGSIPWSTGLCHCCDDPANCLVTTFCPCITFGQIAELVNRGEPGCAVSGTIYALLMAFGGVACLYSCFYRSRLRGQYGLDESPSADCLVHFCCEPCALCQEYRELRSHGLDMGIGWQANMERQSRVETMAPTAGFMTR, from the exons ATGTATCAATCTTATGAAAACACAGGTAACAATAATAATGCACCAAAATTTACACAAATGCAACAACCACATCCTTCAGCTCCAAATCCTCCAACCAACATAGCACAAGGCCAGCCGTATCCATCTCAATACAATAACTATTCTACGGGCCGGGGCGGTGGTTCGAATGGCTCGATTCCTTGGTCAACCGGGTTGTGTCACTGCTGTGATGACCCTGCTAATTGCTTGGTCACTACTTTTTGCCCTTGTATCACCTTCGGCCAGATTGCTGAGCTTGTTAATAGAGGCGAACCTG GATGTGCAGTGAGTGGAACAATATATGCACTTTTAATGGCATTTGGAGGGGTTGCATGCTTGTATTCATGTTTCTATAGATCAAGGCTAAGAGGTCAGTATGGCTTAGACGAATCGCCTTCTGCTGATTGTTTAGTACATTTCTGTTGTGAGCCTTGTGCACTTTGCCAAGAGTATAGAGAGCTCAGGAGCCATGGCCTTGACATGGGCATAGGTTGGCAGGCCAACATGGAGAGGCAGAGTCGTGTCGAAACAATGGCCCCTACGGCAGGGTTTATGACGCGCTGA
- the LOC141643487 gene encoding protein PLANT CADMIUM RESISTANCE 7-like isoform X1, which translates to MYQSYENTGNNNNAPKFTQMQQPHPSAPNPPTNIAQGQPYPSQYNNYSTGRGGGSNGSIPWSTGLCHCCDDPANCLVTTFCPCITFGQIAELVNRGEPGNGEKLSSLTRRGCAVSGTIYALLMAFGGVACLYSCFYRSRLRGQYGLDESPSADCLVHFCCEPCALCQEYRELRSHGLDMGIGWQANMERQSRVETMAPTAGFMTR; encoded by the exons ATGTATCAATCTTATGAAAACACAGGTAACAATAATAATGCACCAAAATTTACACAAATGCAACAACCACATCCTTCAGCTCCAAATCCTCCAACCAACATAGCACAAGGCCAGCCGTATCCATCTCAATACAATAACTATTCTACGGGCCGGGGCGGTGGTTCGAATGGCTCGATTCCTTGGTCAACCGGGTTGTGTCACTGCTGTGATGACCCTGCTAATTGCTTGGTCACTACTTTTTGCCCTTGTATCACCTTCGGCCAGATTGCTGAGCTTGTTAATAGAGGCGAACCTG gaaatggagagaaattgAGCTCCTTGACTCGTAGAG GATGTGCAGTGAGTGGAACAATATATGCACTTTTAATGGCATTTGGAGGGGTTGCATGCTTGTATTCATGTTTCTATAGATCAAGGCTAAGAGGTCAGTATGGCTTAGACGAATCGCCTTCTGCTGATTGTTTAGTACATTTCTGTTGTGAGCCTTGTGCACTTTGCCAAGAGTATAGAGAGCTCAGGAGCCATGGCCTTGACATGGGCATAGGTTGGCAGGCCAACATGGAGAGGCAGAGTCGTGTCGAAACAATGGCCCCTACGGCAGGGTTTATGACGCGCTGA
- the LOC141631381 gene encoding protein PLANT CADMIUM RESISTANCE 7-like: protein MYTSFENTGNNAPKYTQGLPYPTAPMSIAAGQPYPSQHSYSTGRVSGSTPWSTGLCHCCDDPANCLVTAFCPCITFGQIAELVNRGEPGCARSGTIYAILMGFTGLACLYSCFHRSKLRGQYGLDESPSADCLVHFCCEPCALCQEYRELKNRGLDMGIGWEANMERQNHGTTVAPSVGSMMR, encoded by the exons atgtacacGTCATTTGAAAATACAGGTAATAATGCACCAAAGTATACACAAGGACTACCATACCCTACAGCACCAATGAGCATTGCAGCTGGGCAACCGTATCCATCTCAACACAGCTATTCGACCGGCCGAGTCAGTGGCTCGACTCCATGGTCAACCGGGCTGTGTCACTGCTGTGATGACCCTGCTAATTGCTTAGTCACTGCTTTTTGCCCTTGCATCACCTTTGGCCAGATTGCTGAACTCGTTAATAGAGGTGAACCGG GATGTGCAAGGAGTGGAACAATATATGCAATATTAATGGGATTTACAGGGCTAGCATGCTTGTATTCATGCTTCCATAGATCAAAGCTGAGAGGGCAATATGGTTTAGACGAATCGCCTTCTGCTGATTGTTTGGTACATTTCTGTTGCGAACCGTGTGCACTTTGCCAAGAGTATAGAGAGCTCAAGAACCGTGGCCTTGACATGGGCATAG GTTGGGAAGCGAATATGGAGAGGCAAAACCATGGTACGACAGTGGCTCCTTCAGTTGGGTCGATGATGCGATGA